Proteins encoded by one window of Mustelus asterias chromosome 9, sMusAst1.hap1.1, whole genome shotgun sequence:
- the fibinb gene encoding fin bud initiation factor: MLGLGVLCASLLCSLSQGYFTGPLHPEMSNGTFHHYFVPDGDYEENDDPEQCQMLFRVSDERRCGMAADLETVLKEEMVSLKRQVEDAARVLEGVGKTIAYDLDGEDSYGDYLRREATQIGEAFSHSDRSLVELEMKFRQSQENEVRELSNISDEVVHMLYHTRQILRETVDISTGLKDKHELLTLIVRSHGTRLSRLKNDFMRG, encoded by the coding sequence ATGCTGGGTCTGGGTGTGCTGTGTGCTAGCCTGCTGTGCTCTCTGAGCCAGGGCTACTTCACTGGACCCCTGCACCCGGAGATGTCCAATGGCACCTTTCACCACTACTTCGTGCCGGACGGGGACTACGAGGAAAACGACGACCCCGAGCAATGTCAGATGCTGTTCCGGGTGTCGGATGAGCGGCGTTGCGGGATGGCGGCGGACCTGGAGACGGTGCTGAAGGAGGAGATGGTCAGTCTCAAGAGGCAAGTGGAGGACGCGGCCCGGGTGCTGGAGGGGGTGGGCAAGACCATCGCCTACGACCTGGACGGGGAGGACAGTTACGGGGACTACTTGCGCCGGGAGGCCACCCAGATCGGGGAGGCTTTCTCCCACTCGGACCGCTCTCTGGTGGAGCTGGAGATGAAGTTCCGGCAGAGCCAGGAGAACGAGGTGAGGGAGTTGAGCAACATTAGCGATGAGGTGGTGCACATGCTGTACCACACCAGGCAGATCCTGAGGGAGACAGTGGACATCTCGACTGGGCTAAAGGATAAACACGAACTCCTCACCCTCATCGTCAGGAGCCACGGGACAAGGCTGAGCCGGCTGAAGAATGATTTCATGAGGGGCTGA